Proteins encoded together in one Camelina sativa cultivar DH55 chromosome 9, Cs, whole genome shotgun sequence window:
- the LOC104715821 gene encoding pollen receptor-like kinase 3 — protein MAVAWLIWPFVLSLTALSANSITETESLLNFKKSLNNTKSLDSWTPDSEPCGESQRWVGLLCNKNSVFGLQIEQMDLTGNIDVTSLKDLPSLRTISIMNNSFSGNIPEFNQLTALKSFYISGNNFSGNIPSDYFATMESLKKAWLSNNEFSGLIPISLATKLPNLMELRLENNQFIGSIPNFTQKTLNDVDLSNNQLTGEIPPGLSKFDTKVFAGNPGLCGGKLATACPEPRNATAFVTIEGTMKDANKSKYFLAFGTLGVLLVVVLVSLAFRKKKKKRRRKKALRTSGQDSGDDQHIQVTVDESRSSSRHSNKSSRSGELTNKSTGAAGLVMVNREKGDFGLTDLMKAAAHVLNNPGGGSSRPSSSGGVGSAYRAVLSNGITVVVKRVTVMNQVSVDVFDKEIRSLGSLRHKNILTPLAYHFRRDEKLLVFEFVPNLSLLHRLHGDHGEKLDWPSRLKIIQGIARGMWYLHRELGSLNLPHGNLKSSNIFLAEDGEPIVSEFGLQRLINPDAQSQSLVAYKSPEAVREGTVSAKSDVFSFGVVVLEILTGKFPSQYAGLNRAGGTNLVEWIGSAMEQGGWMDLLHPTVVNAAADDQMMEEEIENVLRIGVRCTGEDPDRRPNMTEVIDELTLEDSNDDFITIET, from the exons ATGGCCGTGGCCTGGCTAATCTGGCCGTTCGTGCTATCTCTAACAGCACTCTCCGCGAATTCGATAACCGAAACAGAATCATTGTTAAACTTCAAGAAGTCATTAAACAACACCAAGTCTCTTGATTCTTGGACACCAGATTCAGAGCCTTGTGGAGAAAGCCAACGATGGGTCGGATTACTCTGCAACAAAAACTCTGTCTTTGGTCTTCAGATCGAACAAATGGATCTAACAGGAAACATCGATGTCACTTCCTTAAAAGACCTACCTTCTCTACGAACCATAAGCATAATGAACAACTCTTTCTCCGGTAACATACCCGAGTTTAACCAGTTAACCGCTCTGAAATCGTTTTACATATCGGGTAATAACTTTTCTGGTAACATCCCTTCTGACTATTTCGCAACAATGGAGTCGTTAAAGAAAGCGTGGCTGTCAAACAACGAGTTCTCTGGTCTCATTCCTATCTCATTAGCTACCAAATTGCCAAATCTAATGGAGTTACGCCTCGAAAACAATCAGTTCATTGGGAGTATACCTAATTTCACacaaaaaactttaaatgatgTTGATCTCTCAAACAACCAACTAACCGGAGAAATACCTCCCGGTTTGTCGAAGTTCGACACGAAGGTTTTTGCGGGGAATCCTGGTCTTTGCGGTGGGAAGCTAGCAACTGCATGCCCGGAACCAAGAAATGCGACTGCATTTGTTACTATAGAAGGAACAATGAAAGATGCAAATAAGAGCAAATACTTTCTAGCATTCGGGACATTAGGAGTTCTTCTTGTCGTTGTCCTTGTCTCCTTAGCTttccggaagaagaagaagaagagacgtaGGAAGAAGGCACTTCGTACCTCTGGACAAGACAGTGGTGATGACCAACATATTCAG GTAACTGTTGATGAATCGAGAAGTAGTTCGAGGCATAGTAATAAGAGTAGTCGCTCAGGTGAATTGACGAATAAATCAACGGGTGCAGCAGGGCTGGTAATGGTGAACAGAGAAAAGGGTGATTTTGGTTTAACTGACTTGATGAAAGCAGCGGCTCATGTGCTCAACAATCCCGGAGGTGGAAGCAGCCGTCCTAGCAGCAGCGGAGGCGTGGGATCTGCATACAGAGCGGTGCTTTCAAACGGCATCACGGTGGTGGTGAAGCGTGTGACGGTGATGAATCAAGTGAGTGTTGACGTATTCGACAAGGAAATTAGGAGCTTGGGAAGCTTGAGACACAAGAATATATTAACACCTCTTGCTTACCATTTCCGACGGGACGAGAAATTACTAGTGTTCGAATTTGTGCCTAACTTGAGTTTGCTTCACCGATTACACGGCGATCACGGTGAAAAATTAGACTGGCCATCGAGACTCAAAATCATTCAAGGAATCGCTAGAGGAATGTGGTATCTCCATAGAGAATTAGGGTCTCTAAACCTACCACATGGAAACCTAAAATCGAGTAATATATTTCTTGCTGAAGACGGCGAGCCTATAGTCTCCGAATTCGGACTTCAAAGATTGATCAATCCCGACGCTCAATCTCAGTCTCTCGTCGCGTATAAGTCTCCAGAAGCGGTTCGTGAAGGAACCGTCTCTGCCAAATCCGATGTTTTCAGTTTTGGAGTTGTGGTTCTTGAGATATTGACCGGAAAATTCCCGTCTCAATACGCCGGTTTGAATAGAGCCGGTGGGACGAATTTGGTGGAGTGGATTGGCTCCGCCATGGAACAAGGTGGTTGGATGGATCTTCTTCATCCGACGGTGGTTAACGCTGCCGCTGATGATCAAATGATGGAGGAAGAGATTGAAAACGTTTTAAGGATCGGTGTGAGATGTACCGGAGAAGATCCTGATCGGCGACCAAATATGACTGAAGTCATCGATGAACTGACGCTTGAAGATTCTAACGACGACTTTATCACCATAGAAACTTAG